GATCTGTCGATCCGCCTGCGCGCCTTCGTGCCTCCCCCTCGCGAGGAAACGCTCGCATCGATCCCGGAACCCGTGCCGGTTCGCGCCGAACTTACTCTTGTCGTGGCGGAGACCGAAGACGCGGCCGTGCGCGAGATCTTCAGCGTGCTGCAACTGGTGGACCGCGGCGGTGTGCCGGTCAGTGCCCAAACGCGCCGCCCGGCGCAGAAGGGCGTTGATGCCGTGCGCGAGGTCCTCGTCGGCGGCGACTTCTATGTGGCTGCCGAGCGGACGAGCCGGTGGCACACCGACATCGGGCCGATCAGAGCTTATGCCTGGCCCCTCATCGTCCAGGCCGCCGGCCTTGCGTCGGCCGCCGGATCGAAACTCGCGCTCACAGCCGCCGGCCGTCGCGCTCTCTCGCAGGCGCCGGCGCAGATCCTCCAGCACGCCTGGAAGAAGTGGATCGCGAACTCGATCTTCGACGAGCTCTCCCGCATCGAGGCCATCAAGGGGCAGAGCGATCGCAAGCGCCTGACCGCTGTCGCCGGCCGACGCGAGGCCATTGTGGACGCGTTGACCGAGTGTCCCGTTGGCGCCTGGATCACGATAGGCGAACTCTCCCGTCACATGCGGGCATCGGGCAATGGGTTCGATGTCGTTCACAATCCCTGGGATCTGTACATCTCGGACAGGAACTACGGCAGCCTGGGATACGACGGAAACGGCGGGTGGGACGTGCTTCAGGAACGTTACATGATGGCGTTCCTGTTGGAGTACGCGGCCACCCTCGGCGTCGTGGACGTCGCGTGCACGACTCCCGAGGATGCACGACCGGACTTCCGGTCGATGTGGGGCACGGACGACCTCGCATTTCTGAGCCGCTACGACGGGCTCTCCTGCATTCGCCTGACACGGCTTGGGGCGTTCGTGCTCGGCCTCGTGGACGACGTCGCAGCACCTCCAACGGCGTCGGCCGGCCGCCTGAAGATTCTCCCGAATCTTCACGTGGTTCCGACCGATGGTGACTTCGACGCTCGAGACGAGGCCTTCCTCTCCACGTTCTGCAGACGCGGTGCCGGCGGCTTCGCGCTCGAGCCCACCTTGGTCGCGGCAGCGGTCGAGAAGGGGCATCGTCTCGGGGATCTGGCCGGCTTCCTGGAGGACGCCTGCGAGGGAGGTCTGCCCGCGGGTGCCCGCGCGTTCTTCGAGGACATGGCACACCGTGCCGCGATGCTGTCGATCACCAGCCATGCCCTGCTGATCGAGTGCGCCGACTCGGAGGTCGGTTACGAGTTGGCGCGCGACAGGCGGACGAAGCGCCTGTGCACTGTGACCGCAGACGGGTCCGTTATCGTGGTTCCTTCCGAATCCGAGGCCGCATTCAGGCGGGCCGTACGCGAGATGGGTTACCCGCTGCTCGTGGGAGGTGATCGCTGAGGCATTCAAGATTCCAGAACCTTGGAATGCCGGCTGGCAAGCCCGCGGCCCGCCAGGCGCCGCAGAAATGCCTGCAGGACAGGACGCTTGGAAGGGACGCCGGCCGAACGAGCGCCGGACGGCGACCAGTCAGAGCAATGGCCGGAGCGCAGCCAGGAACTCCGGCACCTTGTTCCGCGCGACGTCCCACAGTTCCTCGGCGTCAATCGTCCAGCAGCCGTGCGCCAGCAGGTTCCGCAATCCCACGATCTTGCGCCATGGAACCTCCGGCAGGCGCCGCTTCCACTCGTCCGGCAGACGGGCCGCCCCCTCGCCAATGATGAACCGCTGGCGCTCCACGGCGGCGCGCTTCTCGTCGTTGGCAGCGAAGACCTGGAACGTCACGTCGTCGGTGTAGCGGAGGATGGCTTCGCCCGCCGCGACGACATCCGCGATGTAGAGCTGGGCATCACGCGACACGGACAAGATCCTGGTCGATGAGCGGACGGAGACGGGGCTTGATCCCTTTCGCCGTCAGAACATCCACCCGGCGACCGAGGAGATCCTCGAGGAAGATGAGCAAGCCCATGTGGCGGTCGAAGGTCGTCGGCCCCTCGAATTCGACGAGGACATCGACGTCGCTGTCGGGTCCAGCCTCGTCGCGAGCCACCGATCCGAACAGCGATAGCGAGCTCACGCCGAAGCGTTGGACGATCTCGTCCCGGCGGGCTGAAACCAAGGCGATGACATCCGCGCGTCGCATGGCCGCATCATACCGCTTCGTGCAACCCCAACTGAGTTTCTACCGACCTTCACCATCGTCGCCCCTGAGGCGCGGGCAGAATCACCGCGCCTGTGGATAGACCTGGAGAGGCAAACGATGCGGAAGATGCAGGCGCGCCCGCAGAAGAACCGCCCCATGGCGCAACGAACGGCTCGAACCGGCACAGCATCCGCCACATCCTCGCGGCCGCGCTCCAGTCCCTGGACGACGTGAGCTGGAGCCGGCTGCAGGCGCGAATCGGGACGGACACGAGCGCTACACTTCGAGCGGTCCTGGACGCACTCCGCAAGACGCGCGACGGACATCGAGCGCATCGCTCGGCAGATGCGCGTCCTCCTCCCACGCGTATGGGACGACGATATCGACCCGGACCTGAGCGATGCGACCTGAGCCCCTGGGCAGAAGCGCTCCAGCATCCCTATTCGAGTGGTCCCGCGTCCTTCGCCACCATGTGCAACCGGAAAGATGGGTGACAAATCAGACCGGTTACATGGGTGACATCTCGTCCGTCGTCCTATGGATCTCTGGGTCCGGCGTCGAGGTTGCGGTCAGGGCCCGGTAGGCCCTGCGCCAGCAAGGTCGGAGCGGAGCGAAGAGCCTTGACCCTCGCCGAGCGCCGAGCCACCTTGCTCCCGGACGACGGACGAACGGGCGTTCCGTCGTCGCCGGGGTCGCCCCCACCACGCCGCTGTAAATGGCGGTAATCACGATTTAGGGACCCCTGCCTGACGGATTTCTCACGAGCATTCCCCCCTGACGAGGCGGTGTTTCTCACCACCTTTCCCCCCGGTGCGTGACAGAGCGATCGTTGGCGGCCGGGCAGGCGGGGCCCCTCGTGGTCGTGAGCCAGGCGGATCGCACCCCCACCCTGCTCGAGATGCGCTGCCGGGGCGGGTCTGAGGAGGTGTCGCCCACGCTGGGGATCACTCAGGTGGCGACGGCATACGAGTCGACTCCGGAAAAGGTCGGGGCCGACGCCGGTCACGTGTGACCGGTGACCTCCGTCTCCGGCAGCCGTGCACGACAGCCGTGCACGACAGCCGTGCACACGGCCGTTGACAGCGAGACGGCTCATCCGTATGATATGCGGCACCGTGAACGTTCACGGTGCGCTGGCAACGTTCACGTCCGCCCGCCCCGCATCGACCACGGCACCGCCCCTGGGCGGCTTTCAGCGTTCGTATCGGCACAACGTCTAACCGAAGAACCGCGGCCCGCGGCCGGACAGCGGACCGCGCGAGGAATCTGCCTTGAGAACCGTCGTTCCGGTCCTGGTCTTCGCGGTGCTGCTGTTCGCTGAATCCGCGCCGGCGCGGGTCGCATCGCCGGAGCCATGTCCGCGTCGTCACCGACAGCTTGGACCTGGTCGTCCCCGGTGCCGGCGTGCCGCTCATGGACGAGGGCGCCGGCATCGCGAAGCAGACGATCAGCAACCATTCGGACCTCTTCGCGTTCCCGGACCTCAACTTCGGGTCGCATAAGTGAAGGTCTCGCTCGAGGCGTTTCAGAGAGCGGTGTTCAGGAAATTGATCGTCGAATCCTCAAGGACGACGGACCTGCGGGTGAAGTTGACCGCCGGTCAGATCACCAGGACGGTGCAAGGAGGTTGTGTCCTATGAAAAAGCGACATGTCGGCGCGCGACTGTGGGGCAGCCTGCTCGGATGTCTTTTGCTCTGTCTGTGCCTGGTCCCCACAGCCTGGGCCCAGCAGACGACGGGTACGATCACCGTCAGCGTCATGGATTCCAGCGCCGCGGTGGTTCCCGGGGCGCTGTTGACACTGACGGACGTCGCCACGAACGACACGCACACGGCAACCACGCAAGGGGCGGGCAACTACACCTTCGTCAACCTCAACTTCGGCCACTACAAATTGACCGTGTCCCTCGCAGGCTTCGAGACGCAGACGCTCGACGTGCTGGTGCAGTCGGCTCGCACCACCGACGTGAAGATCAGTTTGAAGGTCGGAGCGTTGCAGGATGTCATCCAAGTCTCCGCCGTGGCGCCGATGGTGGAGAGCACGACCAACGCGATCAACACCACCGTCGACATCAAACAGATCGAAGATCTGCCCCTGGGCGGCCGAAATATTGCGCAATTTGCGCAGTTGGCGGCCGGCTACAACGGCACATGGAATGGGTTGCCGTCGGCGGCACAGGGCAACACGGTGGACGGCATCATCGGCAACACCAACCGCTGGCGGTATCAGACCAACAACAGCGCTCTCCAAACCGCCATCACCCCGCGTCTGGAAAACATCGCGGAAATGGTGGTCAGCACCGACCAGTTGGACATGAACCAGGGCTTCGGCAATTCCAGCATGCAAATCACGTACGTAACCCGCCGCGGCAGCAACCAGTTCCACGGTCGGGTGTACGAGGATTTCCGAGCGGATTGGCTGAACGCCAATAACTGGGGCAGCACGGTCAAGCCCAAGTACCACCAGAACGAGGCCGGCGCCAGTGTCGGCGGCCCCATTCTCAAGGACAAGCTGTTCTTCTTTGGCAGCCTCTCCCTTCTGGACGTTCCCGGTAGCCGCCTCACCACCCGCACCTTCCTGACCGACGGCGCGAGGCAGGCGGTATTCACGTACGGCAAGGGCGCCCAGGCGAACCTGTTCAATATCTATGCGGCCTACAACGCGTCGAAAGGCACAGCGTTTCCAGCCTCCGTCGGGCAGATGAATGCGATGGTGAAGGCCCGCTTCGCGCAAGTGGACGGCTATCGGCAGACTGCCGGCGTCCTGTCTGCTCCGGAGCTCCAGCCGACCGATCCGAACCTGCGCCAGTGGGAGTGGCAGTACCCGAACTCGCAGCGAACCTACTTCCCGACCTTTCGGGTGGACTACAACCTGTCGCGCAATTGGCGCCTGAACGTGGCTTACAACCAGACGAAGTTCAATGCGCCCAACGCAAACGCTGAGCACTGGCCTGGGGATGGCCGCGGCGCGGGTTCAAACAGCAACAATGTGAGCATGGCCTTCGGACTGGAAACCATTGTCCGGCCCAACCTTCTCAACCAGATTAGGGGCGGGTACCTGTACACGGCCGCGGCGTTCGGGCAGGGTGGGTCCGACGGCTATTACACCAACCCGACCATCCAATACGGTTACGGCGGCTACGACGATAACTACGAGGTGCCGAACTCGCGTAAGCAGCCCATCTTCAGCGTGTCCGACACGATGACCTGGGTGAAGGGGTCCCATACCTTTGGCTTCGGCTTCAACGCCTATCGCGAGGTGAATCAGTACTGGGATCCGCCTGAAGGTTTCACTCTGATGTCGCTAGGCATGGTCGAAGGTGACCCCGCGCGGGACGCACTGACCAAGGAGGCCATCCGGGCGGCGGCAGGTCCGGGCGCTCCCTTGCCGACCGACGCCGAATGGGCCAACGCCCAGCAGCTATACGCGATGCTGACCGGACGGATTTCCAACTTCTGGGGGCGTCACGCGTACGTGCCGTCCACAGGTACCTACGCGACTGGAAGCACGCCCGACCGGAACGGCGTTGCGTACTCGACGCTGGACGAACTGCTCACGTCCTGGGGTCTGTTTGTCCAGGACTCCTACCGTCTGAAGACCAACCTGACGGTCAATATGGGCCTGCGCTGGGACTTCGTCTCGCCCGACGTGGACCGTACCGGGAAGTATCACTCCCTGACGCCCCAGGATCTCTACGGCCCGACCGGCACCGGCAATCTCTTCAATCCTGGAACGGCGTCTCTGACCGGAACCAATGATCCGGTGTACACAGCCCGGGAAGCTGCGTACGGGCACTGGAAGGCCACCCCGCAGCCGGCGATCGGCATCGCGTGGACGCCGCGCTCCGGTGGCAGCTTCATCGAGCGGTTGTTGGGTGGCAACAGGTCGGTGGTGCGTGCCAGTTACTCGTTCCGGCGGTTCACCATGCCGCAGCAGTTCGTGTGGGACATGGGCTCCTCCTATGGCCTCGGGTTCTACCAGAACTTCTCGTCAAGTCCCAGCACCTCGGGTGCCAAGGGAACATTCATGCCGGGGAGCATCGCGCTCGGCGGCCCGGGCTATCTGCCCCAATCGTGTGCCGCGACTCCCTCCGCTCCCTCGTGCTTCGTGTACAGCCCGCAGCAGTACGACAAAGTCATCCATATGAAGGACGCGACCTTTGTCGGAGGCGCGGCCGCTGCCATCAATAGTGATATTCGTCAGCCCTACACTCAGTCCTGGAGCGTCGGCTTTCAGCGGGAGCTCGGCGGGGGACGGGCGCTCGAGGTTCGCTATAACGGCAACATCACGCGGAACCTGTGGCTCGCCATGGATATCAACGAGGTCAACATCTTCGAAAATGGCTTCCTGAGTGAATTCAACAAGGCCCGAGCGAACTTGGGCATCAACCAGGCGGCCGGAGTGAATTCCTTCGCCAACCGCAGCCTGCCGGGGCAGGTGAACCTCCCCATCATGACCGCGGCGGGCATCAGCTTCACCAACTCGACGTTCATCAACCAGCTGCGGAACGGCCAGGCCGGTAGCTTTGCCAACACGTTGGCCACCAACCGCGACTACTTCTGCCGGATGGTGGGCTCTTCGTTCCAGCCGTGCGGCGCCAGCTACGGCGCGGGTGCGGGCTATCCGATCAACTTCTGGTTGGCCAACCCGTTCGCCCTCGGCTCCTGGACCGGCGCCTCGTACATGAGCGACACTGGCTACTCCAACTACAACGGCCTGCAGGTGGAGTACCGGCAGCGCCCGTGGCACGGCGCATCCGTGACCGCGAACTATACGTTGAGCAAGACCATGGGCGTGCAGACCGCGGGCGACTGGACGGGCTCCTATCCCCAGTTCACAGTACGCGACCTCACATCCAGCTACGCGCCCGCGGGTACCGACCGACGGCACGTCGTCCACGTGAACGCCATCTACGAGCTGCCCTTCGGTAAAGGCAGGAAGTGGCTCACGAACGATGGCGTACTCGACAAGTTCGTCGGTGGCTGGACGGTCGCCACGGTCGTCACGTTCCAGAGCGGCACCCCGTTCCGGATTACGGGCAACAACAACACCTTCAACAACAAGCGCGACGGCGGCCTGATGCTGAACGGAATCACCCAGCAGGACATTCAGGATCGCGTCGGCCTGTACTTCAACGCTGCGGGACAGCCGTACTTCCTGCCTCCGGACTGGGTCGCCCAGGTCAAAGCCGATGGCACCCTCACCTCCAACAATGTGCCGGGAACCTGGGGGGAGATCTTCTATCTCCATGGCCCAACCCAGACCTACACCGATATTGCGATCTCAAAGACGGCACCGATCAAGGGACGGGTTCGTCTCAAGTTCCAGGTGGAAATGCTGAACGCCTTCAACCACCCGACCTTCGGACAGAGTACCGTCGGCCTCGCCTCGACCGGGTTCGGCCGTGGCAGTCAGCTAGCCACTTCGCGCCGCATCGAGCTCCGGGGGAACATTGAATTCTGATCCGGTTGGGTAAGACACGATGCGTTCGCTGGGACCTCGAACCAGGGGTCACCAGTGAAGCATCTCTTTCGACCGCGTCGAAGGGGCCGGGCGGCGCGCGCGCCGCCCGGCGCTCCTCGCCGGGCCCGTTCGGTCAAGCCACTGGATCAGGTAGTATCGGCGACGATGATCCACCTGCATCGAGCCCCGCACCTGGCGCTTCGTGTCTCGCGCGGCGCGCTTTGTCCGCTGCTGGCGACCGCCTGCCTGCACGTCCTGAGTGGCGTAGCGCCGGCGCAGGAACTGTCCACACAGGCCTTCACCCTCCGCTACGACGAATCGGGCGTCCGCAGCCTGAAGCGCGCCAACGACGTGCATGACACGGACTACATCGCGTCCGGCGGCGCGCTGGGCCGGTTGCTCGTCCGGTACCGCAGCACGCCCAATGGTGATTGGCGGCAACTGCGCGACGCTGTGATTCGGCGGCCAGCGGGACAAACGACGTCGATCGAGTACGTCCTGGGCGCGGTCCTGCCGGGGATGGCGTCAAAGGCCAGTCCGAGCGCCGAACGCGGCGTAGGCGGCCTGCGAGCGCTCAGCGACGGCCTCGTGCCGGCCCCATCTGGTGCTGGCGCGGCCGTGCAGGTGCCGACGTTCGCGTGGACAGCCGGACCGAACGAGCCGGGTGCGGGCGGCCCGGGCGCAGCGGCCTCGACACGCTGGGTCCAGTACACGTTCCCTGTCGAGGAAGACATCTCGCGCGCCGAAGTGTTCTGGGTGGCGCCTCCGCAGTCGTGGCGCCTGTTGTACCAGGACAA
This DNA window, taken from Vicinamibacterales bacterium, encodes the following:
- a CDS encoding DUF86 domain-containing protein → MSRDAQLYIADVVAAGEAILRYTDDVTFQVFAANDEKRAAVERQRFIIGEGAARLPDEWKRRLPEVPWRKIVGLRNLLAHGCWTIDAEELWDVARNKVPEFLAALRPLL
- a CDS encoding nucleotidyltransferase family protein, coding for MRRADVIALVSARRDEIVQRFGVSSLSLFGSVARDEAGPDSDVDVLVEFEGPTTFDRHMGLLIFLEDLLGRRVDVLTAKGIKPRLRPLIDQDLVRVA
- a CDS encoding carboxypeptidase-like regulatory domain-containing protein, which gives rise to MKKRHVGARLWGSLLGCLLLCLCLVPTAWAQQTTGTITVSVMDSSAAVVPGALLTLTDVATNDTHTATTQGAGNYTFVNLNFGHYKLTVSLAGFETQTLDVLVQSARTTDVKISLKVGALQDVIQVSAVAPMVESTTNAINTTVDIKQIEDLPLGGRNIAQFAQLAAGYNGTWNGLPSAAQGNTVDGIIGNTNRWRYQTNNSALQTAITPRLENIAEMVVSTDQLDMNQGFGNSSMQITYVTRRGSNQFHGRVYEDFRADWLNANNWGSTVKPKYHQNEAGASVGGPILKDKLFFFGSLSLLDVPGSRLTTRTFLTDGARQAVFTYGKGAQANLFNIYAAYNASKGTAFPASVGQMNAMVKARFAQVDGYRQTAGVLSAPELQPTDPNLRQWEWQYPNSQRTYFPTFRVDYNLSRNWRLNVAYNQTKFNAPNANAEHWPGDGRGAGSNSNNVSMAFGLETIVRPNLLNQIRGGYLYTAAAFGQGGSDGYYTNPTIQYGYGGYDDNYEVPNSRKQPIFSVSDTMTWVKGSHTFGFGFNAYREVNQYWDPPEGFTLMSLGMVEGDPARDALTKEAIRAAAGPGAPLPTDAEWANAQQLYAMLTGRISNFWGRHAYVPSTGTYATGSTPDRNGVAYSTLDELLTSWGLFVQDSYRLKTNLTVNMGLRWDFVSPDVDRTGKYHSLTPQDLYGPTGTGNLFNPGTASLTGTNDPVYTAREAAYGHWKATPQPAIGIAWTPRSGGSFIERLLGGNRSVVRASYSFRRFTMPQQFVWDMGSSYGLGFYQNFSSSPSTSGAKGTFMPGSIALGGPGYLPQSCAATPSAPSCFVYSPQQYDKVIHMKDATFVGGAAAAINSDIRQPYTQSWSVGFQRELGGGRALEVRYNGNITRNLWLAMDINEVNIFENGFLSEFNKARANLGINQAAGVNSFANRSLPGQVNLPIMTAAGISFTNSTFINQLRNGQAGSFANTLATNRDYFCRMVGSSFQPCGASYGAGAGYPINFWLANPFALGSWTGASYMSDTGYSNYNGLQVEYRQRPWHGASVTANYTLSKTMGVQTAGDWTGSYPQFTVRDLTSSYAPAGTDRRHVVHVNAIYELPFGKGRKWLTNDGVLDKFVGGWTVATVVTFQSGTPFRITGNNNTFNNKRDGGLMLNGITQQDIQDRVGLYFNAAGQPYFLPPDWVAQVKADGTLTSNNVPGTWGEIFYLHGPTQTYTDIAISKTAPIKGRVRLKFQVEMLNAFNHPTFGQSTVGLASTGFGRGSQLATSRRIELRGNIEF